The nucleotide sequence TTGACGGACAGCTCAGCGACTGGGCTTTTCAGGACCAGTACGTGACCCTGTTCCGCGACGACGCCAGCCTGCGCAGCCAGCGCGAATTCGAGCTGCTCTCCCGCCTCTTCGGCGACCCCGACGCCTACCACGGCGGCCTGCACCAGCTCGGGGCCCCGCAGGCGCGCGGCGACCTCAGGGCCCGCGTACAGGCCCTCCTCGCAGAACTCGGCTGATTGCTGCCCCGCTGCTGTCCCGCCCAGCCCCCCGCTGCGGCGGGTGTTTTGTGCCGCTGGCATGAGGAAAGGGTGACAGCCGCGTGAACTCCCCGCCAAATGTAAGCGGCGCGTAAGAGCTGGTGCGGTGTGATGGGGGGGCAGTGTCGTTCACGCCGCCGTGACGCTCCGGGTACGGGCCACGGCCAGAAAGTTTTTCGCTCTTTTCTCCGCCACGGAATCCCTGATTGCCATGCCGATCCTTCCAACCCGCCTCGCCGTTCCCCTCGAGCAAGCGGTCTATACCGGGCTGCACACCGACCATTACCCCTGGACGGAGGTCACGCTGGACCTCGCCACCCGGCAGGCCCAGGGCCTGAGCGCCGTGTTCGACGCGCAGCAGGGCCCGAACTGGGCGCGGTTCGTGTGGGTCCAGGGTACCCTGCAGGGCGGGTTCACACCGGCTGGTGACCTCACCTGGTCTGCGGCCATGGCGGCCCTCCCCCGCGCCCAGGTCACGCTGGTCGCGCTGAACCCGGCTGTCGCCGAGCTGGTGTGGAGAAGCCGGATGCAGGCGCCGCAGCCGCTGGAGGGCGCCTGGCCACAGCCGCAAGCGGACCTGACCCGCCAGCGCTTCAGCGGCGTTTTGCTGGGCGAACAGGCGTGCAGCTTCTGGGTGGGCGGCGAGAGGATCGCGGGGACCTTGCCCTCACCCGGCGCGGCTTGCAGCGTCCTCGCCTCGGCTGTCCCCCTCGCGCCTGGTCCCGAGGCGCTGCTGGCCTTCTGGACGGAGCTGATCGCCACCGTTCACCGCGCCGCGCCCCTCGACGAGGCGTGGCGGGGGGTCAGCATGCGCCTGGCCGAGCAGCATCCCTGCCTCGATCCCTTCGCTCGGGAGGTGTCTGTGCAAAACGGTCAGCTGCACGTGGATCCGGATGTACCCCCGACCGAGGTCCAGCCCGCCCTGCTGGACGCCTTCCGAGCCACCCTGGCCCGGCTGGGCCAACGGCTCGCTGACCTGCCGCTCGCAGAACTGCGCGCGCGGCCCGAGTGGCGGGCGGCCGGACTGGAGCGCGCATGACTGCCCCGGAAAGCAGCGTGCCCGCCTGGCCCGCCGGGCTGACCGACGCAACGCCGCTGCCCTTTGCGCTGTGGCGCGTGCTGCATCACGTGGACGGCAAGCGCAGCGCGGCCCAGGTCGCGGAGCTGGCCCAAGTCACGCCCCAGGACGTAGGGACTGCGCTCGCGCAGGCCGCCGCCTGGGTGGGCCGCGCGGCACAGCGCAGCCAGCCGGTCACGGACGCCGCGGCACAGGCCGTCACGCAGTGTGTGATCGCCGTGGTGGGTCCGATGGGCGAATTCATGGTGGACGACGTGCTGGACGAGCTGGGGGAGGGAGCCACCCTCGGGGCGCTTCTCTCCGGGGTCGCGGCACAACTGGAAGGAGCGCAGGTTCAGGCGTTTGTTCGGCAGCTCCGGGCGCGGGGGATCGCGTGATCCGCCTCCCCCGCGGTCCCCGGCCCATTCCGCAAGGAGCTGTTCGGCAGCGGCAAATTCAGCAGTGGTGGTCCGGCGACGCGTCTGAGGGGAAACGCGTGCTGCCCGGGACCAGGAGGGGCAACGCATGAAGTACACGGTCGTCATCCGTCAACCTGTCCCGGACGAGGTGCGTCCGGTTCTCGAAGGGCAGCTTGTGGAACGCTTTGGGCTGTCCCAAGAACAGGCCGCCCGCCTGGCCGCCCGCCGGTCGGGCCGCCTGATGAAGCCGACCGGGCACGCCCGCGCCGAGCTGCTGCTGCGCGTCTTTCAGGAGGTGGGCGCACAGGTCACCCTGGAGGAGGTGCACGAGGAAGACGCCGGGCGCGAGGGGCTCTTTCAAGCCGCAGCCCCCATGCTGCCCGTCCCGGATGCCGCGGCGTTTGACCCCGCCGGGACCACGCGGGCAGAGACAGCAGGCGCCTCTGCCTCCGCCGCCTCAAGCCGGGCCGAGCCGGGCGTGCTGACCTTGCCCCCGCAGGACCCCTGGGCCGAGTTGGCGGCTGATCCCTTTGCGCCGACCGCTGTGAACACGGATCCCTTTGCGACGCCGACCGTGATTGGCGCAGCGATTCCTGCGGTCGCTACGGCGGCCCCGTCTTCCCCAGCCCCCGTTCAGCCTGCCGCCTCCGAGTCCAAGGACGGAGACATCTGGTCGGACTTCACGGGCGCCCTGACCCTTGAGGGGGCCAAGCCGCAGGAGGGACCCACCACGTCCCCCGAGGAGTTTCTGACGGCGGCTCCTGTAGAAGAGGGGCGTGGACCGCTTGGCCGTCGCCGCAGCCTGGCGCGGCAGATGACCTTTGGGGCCTTGGCACCGCTTGCCCTGTCGACGGCCTTGACGCTGGGGCTTCTCACCGCGATCCTGCCCAGCCTCCAACGGCAACTCGTGGGACAGAACGCTCAGGCGGTTGCGGTTGCGGTCGGAACCAGCCTCGACACCCGAGACCAGGAGACGGTGAATGCGCAGCTCGACGCGCTGCTGCGGCGCTCCAACGTCGGCTTCGTGCGCGTCGAGCTCCCCGACGGCACCACCTACTTCCGCAGCCAAACCCCCCAGCTTGACAGCATCCTGCAAGGGCGGGTGGCCACCTTCCTGCGCGAACACCCGGAAACCGGCACCTTTGTCACCCGGGGCAGCGCCGCCGAGGCCTACCGCGAACAGCTCGCGCAGCTGGAAGCGGTTGGAGCGGCGGATACCCCGCAGGCCAAGACGCTGCGCGAGTTGGCCGAAGCTCAGGAGAACCAGCGCTCCGAGCGCAACAGCTACGTGGTCAGCCGTCTGGGCGTGGTGGAAACCGAGAACAACCAGCGCACGACCATCCCCGGCAGCGAGAACAACGCGGACCTGCTGTACCGCATCGCTGTCGGCGTGCCCACCAACGAGGCTGACGCCAACCTGCGCAACACGCTGCTGCTCGTCTTGGGGGTGTCGCTGCTCGCGCTGATCCTCGCGGCGGTCCTGGCCCTGCGGGCAACCCGCCGCGTCGTGCAGCCCATCGAGCGTCTGGTGCAGGCGGCCGACGCCATCAGCATGGGTGACCTCACCCGCCCGGTCCAGGCGGACCGCAACGACGAGATCGGCGACCTGGCCCAGGCCCTCGAACGCATGCGCCTGAGCCTGGAAGCGGCGATGGAACGTCTGCGGCGGCGCAAGCGGGGATAAGCAGGCAGGACCGCGCCGAACGTGGGAAACCCCTTCCCGCGTTCGGTGTTACCGCTCCACCTGGAAGGGGGTCCGCAGCCCCTCCTGCGCGGTGTGCCGAGCGACTTCAGGCGCGTACGGGAGGGCCAGCACGCCGCGGTAGGTGCGCATGGCCAACTCGCGCTCCCCCAGGGCGTCCCGCACCTGCCCCAGCCGGGCGAGCACCAGCCCCGGCAGGCTGCGCGGCAGGTTATCGCTCAGGGCGTGGGCAGCGCGTTCGAGCAGGCTACGGGCGCGCTCCAGCTCCCCGACAGCCAGGTACAC is from Deinococcus sp. YIM 77859 and encodes:
- a CDS encoding HAMP domain-containing protein, whose amino-acid sequence is MKYTVVIRQPVPDEVRPVLEGQLVERFGLSQEQAARLAARRSGRLMKPTGHARAELLLRVFQEVGAQVTLEEVHEEDAGREGLFQAAAPMLPVPDAAAFDPAGTTRAETAGASASAASSRAEPGVLTLPPQDPWAELAADPFAPTAVNTDPFATPTVIGAAIPAVATAAPSSPAPVQPAASESKDGDIWSDFTGALTLEGAKPQEGPTTSPEEFLTAAPVEEGRGPLGRRRSLARQMTFGALAPLALSTALTLGLLTAILPSLQRQLVGQNAQAVAVAVGTSLDTRDQETVNAQLDALLRRSNVGFVRVELPDGTTYFRSQTPQLDSILQGRVATFLREHPETGTFVTRGSAAEAYREQLAQLEAVGAADTPQAKTLRELAEAQENQRSERNSYVVSRLGVVETENNQRTTIPGSENNADLLYRIAVGVPTNEADANLRNTLLLVLGVSLLALILAAVLALRATRRVVQPIERLVQAADAISMGDLTRPVQADRNDEIGDLAQALERMRLSLEAAMERLRRRKRG